Proteins encoded by one window of Misgurnus anguillicaudatus chromosome 4, ASM2758022v2, whole genome shotgun sequence:
- the LOC129420392 gene encoding kelch domain-containing protein 1 isoform X1: MISEGKARVSSAIARSDHISFLDGNTLYVWGGCRCVDGKEICQPSDEILLYDMESGVWSHRHMGGEVPPVLSQTCGAYLQGVLYIFGGCERSGYTNQMYCVDLSDGEYNWRKVTDTVGTTPSPRIRHSCWVYRNRLIYFGGYSGKMAREINNSKKFIVNETSWTTIGSDVFQFWGWNNEVHMFEPESATWTEPHTQGQSPEPRSSHASATLGHKGYVCGGLETQTIDIHCLDLMTWMWTQIDHQTGTLPRGRTLHTLTAISDHQLFLFGGLSTYGEVLSDGWEFNTITKEWKARNHTHKDKPRLWHSADKGRDGDVVVFGGSQTFTFFMDSVVILRSPSQSHCGDVLLFQTQPYSLSRLCEDSIGKQTVSVQEQMSWLPAKLQKTIGKRISYFMDNP, translated from the exons ATGATAAGTGAAGGAAAAGCGCGAGTCTCCTCGGCAATTGCGCGGAGCGACCACATCTCCTTTCTGGATGGAAACACACTGTACGTCTGGGGTGGATGTCGgtgtg TGGATGGAAAAGAAATTTGTCAACCCAGTGATGAGATCTTGCTTTATGATATGGAGAGTGGAGTCTG GTCCCACAGGCATATGGGCGGTGAGGTTCCCCCTGTCTTATCACAGACATGTGGAGCATATCTTCAGGGTGTTCTTTACATTTTTGGGGGTTGTGAGCGCAGTGGCTACACCAACCAG ATGTACTGTGTTGACCTCTCGGACGGGGAATACAACTGGAGAAAAGTGACGGACACAGTGGGAACGACTCCATCTCCTAGGATCAGACATTCCTGTTGGGTCTACAGAAACAG GCTTATCTACTTTGGCGGATACAGCGGCAAAATGGCCAGAGAGATCAACAACTCCAAGAAATTTATAGTGAATGAGACTTCctgg ACAACAATCGGGTCGGATGTTTTTCAGTTTTGGGGATGGAATAATGAAGTACACATGTTTGAACCTGAGTCAGCCACTTGGACAGAACCACATACCCAG GGCCAATCTCCAGAACCCAGATCTTCCCATGCAAGTGCTACTTTAGGTCATAAGGGCTACGTGTGCGGAGGTCTG GAAACGCAGACGATAGACATTCATTGTTTAGATCTGATGACGTGGATGTGGACACAAAT TGACCATCAGACTGGGACTCTCCCACGAGGTCGGACTCTTCACACGCTAACAGCCATCTCAGATCACCAACTTTTCCTGTTCGGGGGTCTCAGTACTTACGGGGAGGTTCTCA GTGATGGGTGGGAATTCAACACTATAACAAAAGAATGGAAAGCGAGAAACCACACGCACAAAGACAAACCTAG GTTATGGCATTCTGCCGACAAGGGGAGAGATGGTGATGTAGTCGTTTTCGGAGGAAGCCAGACCTTCACCTTTTTCATGGATTCA gtGGTGATACTCAGGTCTCCTTCTCAAAGTCACTGTGGTGATGTGCTGCTGTTTCAGACTCAACCATACTCGCTGTCAAG ATTATGCGAGGACAGCATAGGAAAACAAACAGTATCTGTTCAAGAGCAAATGTCGTGGTTACCAGCCAAACTTCAGAAGACAATTGGCAAGCGGATATCCTACTTTATGGACAATCCTTAA
- the LOC129420392 gene encoding kelch domain-containing protein 1 isoform X2, whose product MESGVWSHRHMGGEVPPVLSQTCGAYLQGVLYIFGGCERSGYTNQMYCVDLSDGEYNWRKVTDTVGTTPSPRIRHSCWVYRNRLIYFGGYSGKMAREINNSKKFIVNETSWTTIGSDVFQFWGWNNEVHMFEPESATWTEPHTQGQSPEPRSSHASATLGHKGYVCGGLETQTIDIHCLDLMTWMWTQIDHQTGTLPRGRTLHTLTAISDHQLFLFGGLSTYGEVLSDGWEFNTITKEWKARNHTHKDKPRLWHSADKGRDGDVVVFGGSQTFTFFMDSVVILRSPSQSHCGDVLLFQTQPYSLSRLCEDSIGKQTVSVQEQMSWLPAKLQKTIGKRISYFMDNP is encoded by the exons ATGGAGAGTGGAGTCTG GTCCCACAGGCATATGGGCGGTGAGGTTCCCCCTGTCTTATCACAGACATGTGGAGCATATCTTCAGGGTGTTCTTTACATTTTTGGGGGTTGTGAGCGCAGTGGCTACACCAACCAG ATGTACTGTGTTGACCTCTCGGACGGGGAATACAACTGGAGAAAAGTGACGGACACAGTGGGAACGACTCCATCTCCTAGGATCAGACATTCCTGTTGGGTCTACAGAAACAG GCTTATCTACTTTGGCGGATACAGCGGCAAAATGGCCAGAGAGATCAACAACTCCAAGAAATTTATAGTGAATGAGACTTCctgg ACAACAATCGGGTCGGATGTTTTTCAGTTTTGGGGATGGAATAATGAAGTACACATGTTTGAACCTGAGTCAGCCACTTGGACAGAACCACATACCCAG GGCCAATCTCCAGAACCCAGATCTTCCCATGCAAGTGCTACTTTAGGTCATAAGGGCTACGTGTGCGGAGGTCTG GAAACGCAGACGATAGACATTCATTGTTTAGATCTGATGACGTGGATGTGGACACAAAT TGACCATCAGACTGGGACTCTCCCACGAGGTCGGACTCTTCACACGCTAACAGCCATCTCAGATCACCAACTTTTCCTGTTCGGGGGTCTCAGTACTTACGGGGAGGTTCTCA GTGATGGGTGGGAATTCAACACTATAACAAAAGAATGGAAAGCGAGAAACCACACGCACAAAGACAAACCTAG GTTATGGCATTCTGCCGACAAGGGGAGAGATGGTGATGTAGTCGTTTTCGGAGGAAGCCAGACCTTCACCTTTTTCATGGATTCA gtGGTGATACTCAGGTCTCCTTCTCAAAGTCACTGTGGTGATGTGCTGCTGTTTCAGACTCAACCATACTCGCTGTCAAG ATTATGCGAGGACAGCATAGGAAAACAAACAGTATCTGTTCAAGAGCAAATGTCGTGGTTACCAGCCAAACTTCAGAAGACAATTGGCAAGCGGATATCCTACTTTATGGACAATCCTTAA